A genome region from Chlorobaculum tepidum TLS includes the following:
- a CDS encoding NAD(P)/FAD-dependent oxidoreductase encodes MSHTTSTLLIAGAGASGMLAAIAARRVAREHGVADERLRIVLLERNPKPGNKIAISGGGHCNLTHDADVKSLLEKGFLNKGERRFLRHAIHMFSNADLLKLFGRYGLKTEVREDGRVFPVSGRAGEVLDLLRRMVEESAVTLVTGARVERLECGAAGFVARAGERRFEADAAILATGGASWGSAGTTGDGNRLAVAVGHTITPVLPALAPNYFTVPPRPELVGITLRNILLVASVDGASDSRRGDVLISHRGISGPACLSLSRSAAGFLASGKKVTIFVDLFPGHDEGKLSAFILDQAARHGSRQVRTFLQRCPLAPERLDAPVASSNAETIPNAFADEIMRQAGIDREVTMSGLTKAQRQCLVSTLKRLALGAVHKVPLDRAEVSAGGVSLREIDPKTMQSKIHPRLYCCGELLDYAGEVGGFNLQAAFSTGWVAGSHAARMIIETVHFSLRRNRQDHQLCGRTA; translated from the coding sequence ATGAGCCACACAACGTCAACACTTCTCATTGCTGGAGCCGGCGCCTCCGGGATGCTTGCCGCTATTGCCGCCAGGCGAGTTGCTCGCGAGCATGGCGTTGCTGATGAGCGCCTGCGCATTGTGTTGCTTGAACGCAACCCCAAACCGGGCAACAAGATCGCCATCTCCGGCGGCGGGCACTGCAACCTCACGCACGATGCTGACGTAAAAAGCCTGCTTGAAAAGGGATTCCTCAACAAAGGCGAGCGGCGGTTTCTGCGCCATGCCATTCACATGTTCAGCAACGCCGATCTGCTGAAGTTGTTCGGGCGCTACGGCCTGAAAACCGAGGTGCGGGAGGATGGCCGGGTGTTTCCGGTTTCTGGCAGGGCGGGCGAGGTGCTCGACCTCTTGCGGCGCATGGTAGAAGAGAGCGCCGTCACGCTCGTCACCGGCGCGAGGGTGGAGCGGCTGGAGTGCGGCGCGGCGGGCTTCGTCGCCCGTGCGGGGGAGCGGCGGTTTGAGGCCGATGCGGCGATTCTGGCGACGGGCGGCGCTTCGTGGGGTTCCGCCGGAACGACGGGCGATGGCAACCGGCTGGCCGTTGCCGTTGGCCACACAATTACGCCAGTGTTGCCTGCGCTTGCGCCGAACTATTTCACGGTGCCGCCGAGGCCGGAACTCGTGGGGATCACCTTGCGTAACATCTTGCTCGTGGCGAGCGTGGATGGTGCGTCCGACTCACGCCGGGGCGATGTGCTCATCAGCCATCGGGGAATTTCGGGGCCGGCGTGTCTTTCGCTTTCGCGCTCGGCGGCCGGTTTTCTCGCATCCGGCAAAAAGGTCACGATTTTTGTCGATCTCTTTCCCGGTCACGACGAGGGCAAGCTCTCGGCCTTCATTCTCGATCAGGCGGCCCGTCATGGCTCGCGCCAGGTTCGCACCTTTTTGCAGCGCTGCCCGCTCGCGCCGGAGCGCCTCGATGCGCCTGTTGCCTCGTCAAACGCGGAAACGATTCCCAACGCCTTCGCCGACGAAATCATGCGGCAGGCGGGAATCGACCGGGAGGTGACGATGAGCGGCCTGACGAAAGCGCAGAGGCAATGCCTTGTTTCGACGCTGAAGCGGCTCGCACTTGGTGCAGTGCACAAAGTGCCGCTCGACCGGGCGGAGGTGTCGGCGGGCGGTGTTTCGCTGAGGGAAATCGATCCGAAAACCATGCAGTCCAAAATTCACCCGAGACTCTACTGCTGCGGCGAACTGCTCGATTACGCGGGCGAGGTTGGCGGCTTCAATCTGCAAGCGGCATTCTCCACCGGCTGGGTTGCCGGTAGTCACGCCGCCCGCATGATCATCGAAACTGTTCATTTCAGCCTGCGCAGGAATAGGCAGGATCACCAGCTTTGCGGTCGAACGGCCTGA
- a CDS encoding efflux RND transporter periplasmic adaptor subunit, whose translation MKPFSKTQRIVAISSIAVAILLFLVLRPAPLPVDAGVASYGPLEVSVEDEGITRVIDRFTVSSPVNGKVLRSKLVEGDSVRAGMTVAAILPPEQNALEYRESAAQAGSASASVNEALARQHETSVRLAQARLKAGRYERLYSEGAVSKESSELATEAASVLEKEARAAAAAVRAARMQATAAEARIDAGVASKAVDVRSPVDGKVLRIIEKNERFVPAGTPLVEIGNPGLLEVVIDVLSSDAVRVRPGDRVWIEDWGGGGALPGVVKRIEPAAFTKVSALGIEEKRVNIIAMLEKPEPRLGDNFRIQAKIVTSKADRVLRVPVSALFRGDGGWEVFVIDAGRAKVRKIKIGMRGADMAEVLGGLREGEKVVTHPPNELEPGMRVATKDE comes from the coding sequence ATGAAACCTTTCAGTAAAACACAGCGCATTGTCGCCATTTCTTCAATCGCCGTGGCTATTCTGCTGTTTCTCGTGCTTCGGCCTGCGCCGTTGCCCGTCGATGCGGGCGTGGCGAGTTACGGGCCGCTGGAGGTCTCCGTCGAAGACGAGGGAATCACGAGGGTGATCGACCGTTTCACCGTTTCGTCTCCGGTCAACGGCAAGGTGTTGCGGAGCAAACTGGTCGAGGGCGACAGCGTCCGGGCGGGCATGACAGTGGCCGCGATTCTGCCACCTGAGCAGAATGCGCTGGAGTACCGCGAATCGGCGGCGCAGGCCGGTTCTGCCTCGGCGTCGGTCAACGAAGCGCTGGCGCGGCAGCACGAAACCTCGGTGCGGCTCGCCCAGGCCCGCCTGAAAGCGGGGCGCTACGAGCGACTCTACAGCGAAGGCGCGGTCTCGAAGGAGAGCAGCGAGCTGGCCACCGAAGCGGCTTCGGTGCTCGAAAAGGAGGCGCGCGCGGCAGCGGCGGCCGTCCGGGCGGCGCGAATGCAGGCCACGGCGGCGGAGGCTCGAATCGACGCCGGAGTCGCGAGCAAGGCGGTGGATGTCCGCTCGCCGGTCGATGGCAAGGTGCTGCGCATCATCGAAAAGAACGAGCGCTTCGTGCCCGCCGGAACGCCTCTGGTGGAGATTGGCAATCCGGGGCTGCTCGAAGTGGTGATCGACGTGCTTTCGTCGGACGCCGTGCGGGTCAGGCCGGGAGACCGCGTCTGGATCGAGGATTGGGGTGGCGGGGGAGCGCTCCCTGGAGTGGTGAAGCGAATCGAACCGGCTGCTTTCACCAAGGTCTCCGCGCTTGGCATCGAGGAGAAGCGGGTCAATATCATTGCCATGCTCGAAAAGCCCGAACCGCGCTTGGGCGACAACTTCCGCATTCAGGCGAAGATCGTGACGAGCAAAGCTGACCGCGTGCTCCGCGTGCCGGTGAGCGCCCTCTTCAGAGGTGACGGTGGCTGGGAGGTGTTCGTCATCGACGCAGGCCGCGCCAAAGTGCGCAAAATCAAAATCGGCATGAGAGGCGCCGACATGGCCGAAGTGCTTGGAGGCCTCCGCGAAGGCGAAAAGGTCGTGACGCATCCCCCGAACGAACTGGAACCAGGAATGCGCGTGGCTACGAAGGACGAATAA
- a CDS encoding ABC transporter permease encodes MRQLNRKLLRDLLHMKGQMLAVTAVVACGIAMFVSMSNVKYSLEMTRADYYSRFRFADLFVQLKRAPEFTLEAVRRIPGVAIVAPRIVTNVTLDVPGLDEPATAQLVSLPDRGEPALNGVFIAEGRMLDPSRPEEVIVSKPFMKANRLKPGDHIGAVINGRWKRLLIVGVGLSPEYIYEVQPGAFFPDNRRFGVFWMSHKALASALDMTGAFNDLSLTLTHGASEKEVIRQLDRMFSRYGSLGAYGRDQQLSNRFIGDEIRILGMEITVLPTIFLAVAVFLLNIVLQRLVSTQREQIAVLKANGYDDEAVGLHVLGFALAPTVAGVLLGTGLGAWLGSALLRLYGDVYNFPRLLYVFRMENALGAVLLSFGAAVGGALAAARRAVKLPPAEAMRPESPPVYRPGLFDKSPIAHKLSTPVRIILRNIERHPFKSALSVTMISLAVAILVAGRYTFDSVERMSEVEFGSRHREDVTVIFNDAMPPSVANSFASMKGVLEAEYYREEPVKLTNGYRSRRQTLKGLQKTDGLQRLIDSHDRPQHLPHQGLLLTTTLADLLGVKPGDVLHVDFLQGARRSVEVPVAGTIDEILGMSAYLRLDELNRLAGDGGALSAGVLKIDASKSAQLNDRFKHTPGVAGIMMLQALKKSFSEMIAKSMNTSTFILTSFACVLAFAMIYNGARITLSERARELSSLRVLGMTKREIAVILLGEQAVFCIAAIPLGFLFGIILSTLLAKALSSELYRLPLVFTPANFLFAFTVMVTVAVVTGALVGRKIVKLDLIAVLKTRE; translated from the coding sequence ATGAGGCAGCTTAACCGGAAATTGCTTCGCGATCTTCTGCACATGAAGGGGCAAATGCTGGCCGTCACCGCGGTGGTGGCGTGCGGCATCGCCATGTTTGTGTCGATGAGTAACGTGAAGTATTCACTCGAAATGACACGGGCCGACTACTACAGCCGCTTCCGGTTCGCTGATCTTTTCGTGCAACTCAAGCGCGCGCCAGAGTTCACACTCGAAGCGGTGCGGCGTATTCCGGGCGTGGCGATCGTCGCGCCGCGCATCGTGACCAATGTGACCCTCGACGTGCCCGGCCTCGACGAACCCGCGACGGCGCAGCTCGTCTCGCTGCCCGACCGGGGCGAACCGGCGCTGAACGGCGTCTTCATCGCGGAAGGGCGGATGCTCGACCCGTCGAGGCCGGAGGAGGTGATTGTCAGCAAGCCCTTCATGAAGGCGAACCGGCTGAAACCCGGCGACCACATCGGCGCGGTGATCAACGGGCGCTGGAAGCGGCTGCTGATCGTGGGCGTCGGCCTCTCGCCGGAGTACATTTACGAGGTGCAGCCGGGGGCGTTTTTCCCCGACAATCGCCGCTTCGGGGTGTTCTGGATGAGCCACAAGGCGCTCGCTTCGGCGCTCGACATGACCGGCGCGTTCAACGATCTGTCGCTGACGCTCACGCACGGCGCGTCGGAAAAAGAGGTGATCCGCCAGCTCGACCGGATGTTTTCCCGTTACGGTTCGCTCGGCGCGTACGGGCGCGACCAGCAGCTCTCCAACCGCTTTATCGGCGACGAAATCCGCATTCTCGGCATGGAGATCACCGTTCTGCCGACCATCTTTCTCGCCGTCGCGGTGTTCCTGCTCAACATCGTGCTCCAGCGGCTGGTGAGCACGCAGCGCGAGCAGATCGCCGTGCTCAAGGCGAACGGGTATGACGATGAGGCGGTGGGGTTGCACGTGCTCGGCTTCGCACTCGCGCCGACCGTCGCGGGGGTGCTGCTCGGCACGGGACTTGGCGCGTGGCTCGGCTCAGCGCTGTTGCGGCTTTACGGTGACGTGTACAATTTTCCGCGACTGCTCTACGTTTTCCGCATGGAGAACGCGCTCGGCGCGGTACTCCTGAGCTTCGGAGCGGCGGTCGGCGGGGCGCTGGCGGCGGCACGTCGCGCCGTGAAACTGCCGCCCGCCGAGGCGATGCGTCCGGAGTCGCCGCCGGTCTATCGTCCCGGATTGTTCGACAAGTCTCCAATCGCGCACAAACTGTCCACGCCGGTGCGCATCATCCTGCGCAACATCGAGCGTCATCCGTTCAAGTCGGCGCTTTCTGTCACCATGATCTCGCTCGCGGTGGCCATTCTCGTGGCCGGGCGCTACACCTTCGATTCGGTCGAGCGCATGAGCGAGGTGGAGTTCGGCTCGCGCCACAGGGAGGATGTCACCGTGATTTTCAACGACGCCATGCCTCCCTCGGTCGCCAACAGCTTCGCTTCGATGAAGGGGGTGCTCGAAGCGGAGTACTACCGCGAGGAGCCGGTGAAGCTGACCAATGGCTACCGTTCGAGGCGGCAGACGCTGAAGGGATTGCAGAAGACCGACGGCCTGCAGCGGCTCATCGACAGCCATGATCGCCCGCAGCACTTGCCGCACCAAGGATTGCTGCTGACCACAACGCTCGCCGACCTGCTCGGCGTCAAGCCCGGCGACGTGCTGCATGTCGATTTTCTGCAGGGCGCGCGCCGCTCCGTTGAGGTGCCGGTGGCCGGAACCATCGACGAAATTCTCGGCATGTCGGCCTACCTGCGCCTCGACGAGCTGAACCGGCTGGCCGGAGACGGCGGTGCCTTGAGCGCAGGGGTGCTGAAGATCGACGCCTCGAAAAGCGCGCAGCTGAATGACCGCTTCAAGCACACGCCGGGAGTGGCCGGAATCATGATGTTGCAGGCGCTGAAAAAAAGCTTCAGCGAAATGATCGCCAAAAGCATGAACACCTCGACCTTCATCCTGACCTCGTTCGCCTGCGTGCTGGCCTTCGCGATGATCTACAACGGCGCTCGTATCACACTTTCGGAGCGAGCGCGGGAGCTGTCGAGCCTGCGCGTGCTCGGTATGACGAAGCGCGAGATCGCGGTGATCCTGCTTGGCGAGCAGGCGGTTTTCTGCATTGCGGCTATTCCGCTCGGTTTTCTGTTTGGCATCATTCTTTCGACGCTCTTGGCCAAGGCGCTCAGCTCCGAACTTTACCGTTTACCGCTGGTCTTCACACCGGCCAACTTTCTTTTTGCATTTACGGTTATGGTTACGGTTGCGGTCGTAACGGGAGCACTTGTCGGCAGAAAAATCGTGAAGCTCGACCTGATCGCTGTTCTGAAAACAAGAGAGTGA
- a CDS encoding N-acetylmuramoyl-L-alanine amidase codes for MTKDEKQKLYTVRWYVRERWADANSQRDVLELLTELLDPESAPDVRPSVSAGGQHLLWCPFAETDFAPAVSRGSYATGYPKGAVVHFTAGRRNGLKPAMKYQTEQGYLYFVIDKDGNIGQNFPLDSWGYHAGKSSYPGLNGTVSDELVGIEIECAGLLTKEGSTYKTWYQTAVAEEEVRYIKTKTDNQQAGYYEKYTQEQEEALTRLLLWLHKNNPDVFSLDFVVGHDEVSPGRKNDPGGSLSMSMPKYREFLKQQAG; via the coding sequence ATGACGAAAGACGAAAAACAAAAGCTTTACACGGTTCGCTGGTATGTACGCGAACGGTGGGCAGATGCAAATTCACAGCGAGACGTTCTTGAACTTCTCACAGAACTTCTTGATCCTGAATCTGCTCCTGATGTCAGGCCATCGGTTTCAGCCGGCGGTCAGCACCTTCTCTGGTGCCCCTTCGCGGAAACAGATTTTGCTCCGGCGGTTTCACGCGGCAGCTATGCGACAGGTTATCCGAAAGGCGCGGTCGTCCACTTCACTGCCGGGCGGCGGAATGGCCTCAAACCGGCGATGAAATACCAGACCGAGCAGGGGTATCTCTATTTCGTTATCGACAAGGATGGCAATATCGGCCAGAATTTCCCGCTCGACTCATGGGGATACCACGCCGGAAAAAGCAGTTATCCGGGCCTGAATGGCACGGTAAGCGATGAGCTGGTTGGAATAGAAATCGAGTGCGCCGGTCTGTTGACCAAAGAGGGATCAACCTATAAAACCTGGTATCAAACGGCAGTCGCCGAGGAAGAGGTTCGATACATCAAGACCAAAACCGACAACCAGCAAGCGGGTTATTACGAAAAATACACACAAGAGCAAGAAGAAGCCTTGACGCGTCTGTTGCTCTGGCTCCATAAAAACAACCCGGATGTATTCAGTCTGGACTTTGTGGTTGGTCACGATGAGGTCAGCCCAGGAAGAAAAAATGACCCCGGCGGCTCTCTTTCCATGTCGATGCCAAAGTATCGGGAATTCCTGAAACAGCAAGCGGGGTAG
- the murB gene encoding UDP-N-acetylmuramate dehydrogenase: MTEPIFPCPFDERMPLSTVGYYGIGGEARWIVHPRSVGELALVLDRCRQLGLPVIIAGKGSNMLFSDEEFPGVVIVLDAMNRMFQVSDELFFCEAGVENTDAAIVLQEAGRCGGEWLYRLPGTIGATVRMNGRCYGREISAVARSVVTVGLDGAVRWRRADEVFLGYKETRLMQSPEIVVGAMLEFAEHDEPEAIGKRMQEYGDDRDAKHQFDFPSCGSTFKNSYDAGRPSGQIFDALGFRGRREGGAQVSDHHANFIFNTGGAKAADVLNLCAAMRTEAREKLGATLELELQCAGLFQTALLDACGIASTPEPSRPGYGWTGLLPFPDACDDAFPRVLLQGEALDYFCRDAVFPAGIAVEVGQLIPLDEARKAPDRPFIRWTTRDESGVAFSLHPDAPVGAFVDRLWEHNVSELFIGQGGGSGQYLEFEVTPEGHWLAIRFDAPRQRTAGHEIPSEELWRSQATPFASEKGFGIELSYALLEPFIHDDTLRLQCAVSLGDGRYGLFPWWRGEGAPDFHQPERYCVVRLG; the protein is encoded by the coding sequence ATGACCGAGCCGATTTTTCCCTGTCCTTTCGATGAGCGGATGCCGCTGTCAACCGTCGGTTACTACGGTATCGGCGGGGAGGCTCGCTGGATCGTTCATCCCCGGAGTGTTGGGGAGCTCGCTTTGGTGCTTGACCGCTGCCGTCAGCTTGGCCTGCCGGTCATTATCGCTGGAAAGGGGAGCAACATGCTCTTTTCGGATGAGGAATTCCCCGGCGTGGTCATCGTTCTTGATGCGATGAATCGCATGTTTCAGGTCTCCGACGAGCTGTTTTTCTGCGAGGCAGGGGTTGAGAACACCGACGCGGCTATCGTGCTTCAGGAGGCGGGCCGGTGTGGCGGGGAGTGGCTTTACCGCCTGCCGGGAACCATCGGCGCGACGGTGCGCATGAACGGGCGCTGCTACGGACGCGAGATTTCCGCCGTGGCCAGAAGCGTCGTGACGGTTGGGCTGGATGGCGCGGTTCGCTGGCGTCGTGCTGACGAGGTGTTCCTCGGCTACAAGGAGACCCGCCTGATGCAAAGCCCGGAGATCGTGGTTGGCGCGATGCTTGAATTTGCTGAGCACGATGAGCCCGAAGCTATCGGCAAGCGGATGCAGGAGTACGGCGACGACCGCGACGCGAAGCACCAGTTCGATTTTCCAAGCTGCGGTTCTACGTTCAAAAACAGCTACGATGCGGGCCGCCCGAGCGGGCAGATTTTCGACGCTCTCGGCTTTCGGGGTCGCCGAGAAGGCGGGGCGCAGGTGAGCGACCACCATGCCAACTTCATTTTCAACACTGGCGGGGCGAAGGCTGCCGATGTGCTGAATCTTTGTGCCGCCATGCGCACCGAAGCGCGCGAGAAGTTGGGTGCGACGCTGGAGCTCGAACTCCAGTGCGCCGGACTGTTCCAAACAGCGCTGCTCGACGCCTGTGGCATCGCCTCGACGCCCGAGCCTTCGCGCCCCGGTTATGGCTGGACAGGCCTGTTGCCCTTCCCGGATGCTTGCGATGACGCCTTTCCGCGCGTCTTGCTGCAAGGTGAAGCGCTCGACTACTTCTGCCGTGACGCCGTGTTTCCGGCTGGCATCGCCGTCGAAGTCGGCCAGCTCATTCCGCTCGACGAGGCGCGAAAAGCGCCGGATCGGCCCTTCATCCGCTGGACGACGCGCGACGAATCGGGTGTGGCGTTTTCATTGCATCCCGATGCTCCGGTGGGAGCGTTCGTTGATCGTTTGTGGGAGCACAACGTCTCCGAGCTGTTCATCGGCCAAGGCGGCGGAAGCGGGCAGTATCTCGAATTCGAGGTGACGCCGGAAGGCCACTGGCTCGCCATCCGCTTCGACGCCCCACGCCAGCGAACCGCCGGGCACGAAATTCCGTCGGAGGAACTCTGGCGCAGCCAGGCAACGCCCTTCGCCAGCGAAAAAGGCTTCGGCATAGAGCTTTCATACGCCCTGCTGGAGCCGTTTATCCACGACGATACGCTCCGATTGCAATGCGCCGTCAGCCTCGGAGATGGGCGTTACGGACTATTTCCATGGTGGCGTGGAGAGGGGGCGCCGGATTTCCACCAGCCGGAGAGGTATTGCGTAGTGCGGTTGGGGTGA
- a CDS encoding cation transporting ATPase C-terminal domain-containing protein, with protein sequence MAFILSVHLPIAGMSLIPALLDWPLALLPAHILFLELIIDPSCSIVFEMEREEAGVMKRPPRRLDEALLGRKVLVRSLVQGLSIFLAVLAVYALMTLNGYGEGESRMIAFTGIVIGNLGLIFSNRSWNESMFRSMKTPNKALWWVTGGTLFFLCIVIGVPFVRELFRFSAPEWQQLPPALFLSMICFILPDIVKRPLFRAFFQG encoded by the coding sequence ATGGCATTCATCCTCTCGGTGCATCTGCCGATTGCCGGTATGTCGCTGATCCCGGCGCTTCTGGACTGGCCGCTGGCGCTGTTGCCGGCGCACATTCTTTTTCTGGAGCTGATCATCGATCCATCGTGCAGCATCGTTTTCGAGATGGAGCGCGAAGAGGCGGGAGTTATGAAACGGCCGCCCCGCAGGCTTGACGAAGCGCTTCTTGGCCGGAAGGTGCTTGTCCGCTCGCTGGTGCAGGGCCTGTCGATTTTTCTGGCTGTGCTGGCCGTTTACGCCCTGATGACCCTGAACGGCTATGGCGAGGGTGAATCGCGGATGATCGCGTTCACCGGTATCGTGATTGGTAACCTCGGTCTCATCTTTTCCAACCGCTCTTGGAACGAGAGCATGTTCCGGTCGATGAAGACCCCCAACAAGGCGCTCTGGTGGGTCACTGGCGGGACGCTGTTCTTTCTGTGTATCGTGATTGGGGTGCCTTTTGTGCGCGAACTTTTCAGGTTTTCAGCGCCGGAATGGCAGCAGTTGCCTCCTGCGCTGTTCCTGTCCATGATCTGCTTCATTTTGCCCGACATTGTCAAGCGTCCTCTTTTTCGTGCTTTTTTTCAGGGATAG
- a CDS encoding cation-translocating P-type ATPase, translating to MDAELNGMPAGLSAVEVRERLDRDGWNELPSSKKRSWVAMLIDVVREPMFLMLIACGLIYLLLGSMEDALMLLGFVVVMIFIAVVQENRTERALETLRDLTSPRALVIREGRQQRIAGREVVRDDIILLAEGDRVPADAVLLFSSGLSTDESLLTGESFAVSKRSRPDDAGPVPSGDEAERSSVYSGTLVVKGRGMARVLETGLRTRIGMISAALHGLEPEEGLLQKQMRRIVQTISIYSVVLCVIVAVAYSLTRHDWLNGLLAGLTLAMATLPEEFPMVLLIFLAIGAWRISRHNVLTRRLTAIETLGAATVLCVDKTGTLTENRMSVRKIHAGGGFYDLDGHEAGLPEAVHETVEYSILASPPDPFDPMEKAMRELGERALANTEHLYRDWELLKEYQLSEHLLAMSHVWRSKTGNQMVIAAKGAPEAIFDLYHFSPEQLASLQAAVEQLASDGMRVIGVAKAPFGKSPLPEEQHDYDFTFVGLLGLEDPVRNGVPEALKECRDAGMRMIMITGDYPATARRIGEQIGLPETEQLISGTELEGMDERQLDERIASTSIFARVQPGQKLRIVQALKKRNEVVAMTGDGVNDAPALKAAHIGIAMGARGTDVAREAASLVLVDDHFDSIVQAVRMGRRIYDNL from the coding sequence ATGGATGCGGAACTGAACGGAATGCCTGCCGGCCTTTCGGCTGTCGAGGTCAGGGAGCGCCTTGACCGGGACGGGTGGAACGAGCTGCCCTCGTCGAAAAAGCGCTCATGGGTCGCCATGCTGATTGATGTGGTTCGTGAACCCATGTTTCTCATGCTGATTGCCTGCGGCCTGATCTACCTTCTGCTCGGCAGCATGGAGGATGCTCTCATGCTGCTGGGATTTGTGGTGGTCATGATTTTCATCGCTGTTGTGCAGGAGAACCGGACGGAGCGGGCGCTCGAAACGCTGCGTGACCTGACCAGCCCGAGAGCGCTGGTGATCCGCGAGGGGCGGCAGCAGCGCATTGCCGGGCGGGAGGTGGTGCGGGATGACATCATTCTGCTTGCCGAAGGCGATCGCGTGCCGGCTGATGCCGTCCTGCTTTTTTCGAGTGGTCTCAGCACCGACGAATCGCTGCTGACGGGAGAGTCTTTCGCTGTCAGCAAAAGGTCGCGCCCGGATGATGCCGGGCCGGTGCCTTCCGGTGACGAGGCGGAGCGCTCGTCCGTCTATTCCGGCACGCTGGTGGTCAAAGGGCGAGGCATGGCGCGCGTGCTTGAGACGGGTTTGCGTACCCGGATCGGTATGATTAGCGCTGCTCTTCACGGGCTTGAGCCCGAAGAGGGACTACTCCAGAAGCAGATGCGCCGTATCGTGCAGACGATCAGTATCTACAGCGTCGTGCTCTGCGTGATCGTCGCGGTCGCCTACAGCCTGACCAGGCACGACTGGCTCAACGGTCTTCTTGCCGGTCTGACGCTGGCCATGGCCACGCTGCCGGAAGAGTTTCCAATGGTTCTGCTCATCTTTCTGGCCATCGGTGCATGGCGGATTTCGCGCCACAACGTGCTGACCCGGCGGCTGACGGCTATCGAAACCCTTGGCGCGGCGACGGTGCTTTGCGTGGACAAAACCGGCACCCTGACCGAAAACCGGATGAGCGTCAGGAAAATTCATGCCGGTGGTGGTTTCTATGACCTCGACGGTCATGAGGCGGGTTTGCCCGAAGCGGTGCATGAAACGGTTGAATACAGCATTCTCGCCAGTCCGCCCGATCCCTTCGATCCGATGGAGAAAGCGATGCGTGAACTCGGCGAGCGAGCGCTTGCCAATACGGAACATCTGTATCGTGACTGGGAGCTGCTGAAAGAGTACCAGTTGTCGGAGCATCTGCTCGCCATGTCACACGTGTGGCGATCAAAAACCGGCAACCAGATGGTTATCGCCGCCAAAGGGGCACCCGAGGCAATTTTCGATCTCTACCATTTTAGCCCTGAGCAGCTCGCGTCGCTTCAGGCGGCGGTCGAGCAGCTCGCTTCGGATGGCATGAGGGTGATCGGTGTGGCCAAAGCGCCGTTCGGCAAGAGTCCTCTGCCGGAAGAGCAGCACGATTATGACTTTACCTTCGTTGGTCTGCTCGGACTTGAAGACCCGGTCAGGAACGGTGTACCCGAGGCATTGAAAGAGTGCCGGGATGCCGGGATGCGCATGATCATGATTACCGGCGACTACCCGGCTACGGCGCGCCGCATTGGTGAACAGATCGGTCTGCCGGAGACGGAGCAACTTATCAGCGGTACGGAACTCGAAGGTATGGATGAGCGTCAGCTCGATGAGCGGATCGCCTCGACATCGATCTTCGCCCGGGTGCAGCCGGGCCAGAAGCTGCGCATCGTGCAGGCGCTGAAAAAGCGCAACGAGGTGGTGGCCATGACCGGTGACGGCGTCAACGATGCTCCGGCGCTCAAGGCTGCGCATATCGGCATCGCGATGGGCGCGAGGGGCACCGATGTGGCGCGGGAGGCCGCATCGCTGGTGTTGGTGGACGATCACTTCGATTCGATCGTCCAGGCGGTCAGGATGGGCCGCCGCATTTATGACAATTTGTAG
- a CDS encoding transposase codes for MTRKKNKTPDIQGELIGQLGYPKHLPIVLPNTGNSRNEHGMSVRDMQAMLLELYQVEVSKALISSVTDAIKLIYLAMQNIAKKWTMPIKNWGAVINQFSITFEGRGASGPSMKTTVDTLN; via the coding sequence ATGACCAGAAAGAAAAACAAGACCCCAGACATTCAGGGCGAGCTGATCGGGCAGCTCGGCTATCCAAAGCATCTGCCCATCGTGCTGCCCAACACCGGCAACAGCCGCAACGAACACGGCATGAGCGTCCGCGACATGCAGGCCATGTTGCTGGAACTTTACCAGGTCGAAGTCTCCAAAGCACTCATCAGCAGCGTGACCGACGCGATCAAGCTGATCTATCTTGCCATGCAGAATATTGCCAAAAAATGGACGATGCCAATCAAAAACTGGGGTGCGGTCATCAATCAGTTTTCCATTACATTCGAGGGAAGGGGGGCCTCTGGTCCCTCTATGAAAACGACCGTTGACACACTTAACTGA